GAAATGCGCTATTATCTCGATTTGCACATGTTGCTCGTGCGTCCGTTATCTCATGTGGCACACCACCAATCGATGGTAATCCGTATATAGAAACCTGTTCGTCTAAGACGTATCGATTATGCGAGCGCTTAGCAAACTCGCCGTCCTCGAAGTGCATCAACAATGCTAGACTTCCAgctataatataattcaaattataaataataacagagTGAATATATATAGTAACGATAGTATAcagttgtttttaattatattcggtTATTATACTTACGGTTATCTAAAGGCGGGCAGGAACAATTGGGTCTTAAGACAAACGCGATCATCGAGTACAGACGCATCACCTTGTGCGACGATTGCATATCTAATAGGAACCTTGCCTTTCGTAATCGTCTAATCGCCGCTTTTACGACGCTACTGGCGGAGCAATAAAGATCATTAATGTTCGGCGGTAATTCATCGGCGCATACAGGGCAGGACTCATTCGAACCAAGAGGTGCTgaaatcaaaacaattattCAGCTCGGTATCGCTATAAATTAATGAAGATTGATTTTACCATTCCCTGACGAAAATAGTATGCATATTAAACATTTGTTGAAGTGTTTATGAGATGGAAATTCAAACATGGAATTGCTTATGAGATGTTCACGACTGTTTGATAGACGTTCAAAAAGTGTGTGATgttttcaaatgttttacaaatgtttGGGGAATGTTTAAGAACATTAAAAGTGTTCTATGTTTTCAGAATGTCTTGCAAATGCTCAAAGGGTGTTTTGTCTGTATCAGATAgtcatgaacattttataaacaattccATGTTTAAGTTCATCTcgtaaacattttaataaatgttttaaaattataattaaacacatATTCAACATTAAGCAAACATCTTATAAACATACTATTTTCGTTCgagtttaacataatttttaattaaaaaaaatttatataaaaaatgaattgaagCAAGCCTGGGTTAGATTGTACGTTAAGATCCAGTTTCTCTGAAGGAGAATCAAAACATAGTTTTAACttttgtgtaataatttttatgccaGTTTGTGAATTCACGTACGTAATGTTTGCACATTGCTCAGATCCACTTCTATCTTCTGATCAGTTTCGTTAGTCACATTTGACAGATCTCCATCGAAATGCGTAATGTCAGGTTTCACGGAAACCGAGACGGGGCCTTCAACGCCTTCGGGCGTCGCCAGTTCGTGATCGACTACGACGAAGAGCGGGTTTCCGTCGAAATCTGTCGCAAAAGGATCTTGGCTCTGTTTGATGAGAGTCGAAAACGGTGCCTCCATATCCTCGAGATCTATGCGAGGCCCGAGCCTGTCGAACACGGGATTCAGATTGATGTCCGGCTCGTCCGGCGTCTGGCCGCTTCCAGCTTCTCTTTGTGGCACTGAGAAATTTCGGGGAGTTCAGAAAATCGCACGAAAGACAAATTGCGCAAAGACAGATAAGAGATTTATCCCGAAAATAACGAGAATAATTTAGCTAAGAGGTTCGCTATATCGGgcttatatttatacataattgaaTGCGATTTCTTAAAGTGTGCTTCTCCTGGAAAAATGCGCACTGGAAGCACACTTTATGCGTTTCTATTTAATCGCgtagatttaatataaaaaatttcaatacaaatCGTTCTCATTACTCTCGAGTTACGTACGTAATATTCATTAACTATCTATATTACCAGACATAACGACGTCGTTATTATTGGCTGCGCCAACGTTCGCAACGGTATCAATATCGTCGCTATTTATTTTGAGATTGGAATTTTCTACCGGAGGAACATCCTCGCTCCTAGACTGTACGCCGGTTACCGACTTCCCGTTTGTTACTTTGTCACGGAGCTGCTCGATCAGATCAGTTTGCGGAGAGTTCAGAGTCGCGTTACCTATCTGCTCTACAGTCCCGTTTCGATCATTCGGGATTTCGGCCGCTTTTTCGACTGTCTCCTCTTTTTCCACGGTACCCTTCGTCGCGGTGTTGTCCTTGCCTATTTCCTGCACCTCTATCGGCACCGGATTAGGAACCTCCACTTCTTCACTCGGAGTGGCACTGCTGCAAGTCGCCGCGAAACTATAGTTCTGAAAAAAGCATGAAattcaattattacaaaatatttaatgattatgATACAATATATTCGTAAACTTACGCTAGATATCGTCAACTCCTGCTGGTAGTAATCGTAAAGTTTTACGTTTGCAGGTTCAAGTCTGTCCACAATGTTTTCTCTGGTCACCGTAAACGATATACAGGTCTTCTGATTGATTAGCTTGTCGAAGTAAATGGCGACGATACCGCGATCATCCTCGATACGTTTCACCTCTGTAAATGTTCGCGTGTCAGGCAAAacggcaataaattttattttagtatgtTCTGGTATAAcgatattagattttaaaattgtgatttcgtaatatttttattatttttatgatcgCTATAAAATAACTAGGAAAGTAATGATAATTTATAGAATAGGATTTCTTAGATTAACGAGCCGCTTTCATTTACAGATTCTTTGatcaatttaaagttttttttttcgaaaaattatgcTATCACAATTATTCGGATCGATCTTCTTGTTAGTTGTATACTTACTTGTGTCTGGATTTTCCAACAGAGAATGAAGGCTCGTACGATCCGGGACGTACCCGCTTATCATGCTGACCTCTAGTAACGCCATGTTACTTTCCCCATCTGCCATTTTATACCGTGtgcaaattgtaattttttgcaTCGAGCATTCGTCCAGCCACGTTGCAGGAGCGGCGTTAACCGAGAGATCGAAGGCTTCGGAGCCGGTTGCGTGTGCAACGTTATACTTTATATTgctctaaaaaattttacagttCTATTAATGTCAAATGTTTTCAAGGGACTATCCCTCACTTACATTTCTAGTTTACAAGGAAAAGCCTGAAACtaggaaattgaaaaaattataaaattttacatagaaaatattCTGATATGTAATAGACACTTTGTTTCTCAAATTCATTCTTTAGGGATAAAGTCAATCTCGGAAAATtggttcattttttatttttgattaccaacaaaagatagaataaaattttatagagaaaatttatttattttaatgagatttatTGATTGGAAAACTTAtcaattgtttcaaaaattataagaaatacatAAACCAAAATAAGCCAATTTTTAGAGGTGTATTTTATCTCTTCAATTGAATTCGggcaacaaaaaaataattttataatttttgtgaatttcgGAGTTGAAGATTTGCcttgtaatacatataaatatacgtattataatattctatgaaGGTAAAAAGAACTACCTGTACTAAAACGCAGCCTTCGCCCTCGGCAAAGATCTGGACTATCGTCGGTACTACGGGCAGACGAATTTGCGTGAGGACCATGCGATTGTCGTTATGCATTCTGTACACCTGATCCACCTCGCCGGCAGTCACGAGCACCGATAGATCCGTTGTATTGCTTGACATAGCGGTGGCGTACCTCGTGAGTGCCTCCAGGCCGAGCACGGTATCCTGCGTAGACGTGAAACCACCCTCCGCGTTGCGTTGCTTCGACATCCATCGGATTGCCTTCAAAGCCTCAACCATGTTCATTTCACCGCCTAATTTCACCAACGAGAGCACTGCATATGCCGTCATTTCGATGCTCAATCCTAGGGATGGCTTATGTTTATCCTCCCACCAGAGAAGATCctagcaaataaaaatttaataacgatttACTGATTATATCGATTGAAATTTGCCCCACGGAAACTGTTCTTGTCAACTGtagaattagaattattttgttattcgcaCATTGTTCCGCGTTGCACGTTTCATGAGCGATTTCATGCTGTTGTTCGCTTTCGGATGCTCCAATAACGTTAAAGCATAAGTTGATAAGGCTGCCGTGTATGTCGTGCCTCTATCGTCCTCCATTCCTTTTTCCAAGCAATGTAGAGCGTTATTAATGAGCGACGCTGTTAACGGCACACCCGATTCTAAGAGCGAGATTAGTATGTAAGCCGTTAATGCCGAGGAAGAGTTGTCATCATCTTGCAAACCGCCCTGCAAACAAACGTTTAAGAAGTCACACTTATTAAATggattcaattctttttttttagaaaggatTGAGTGCCGCCTATAATACCTTCATATCCTTGTGGAATACCCTGCCGATCACAGGGAAGCAACCGTTTTCTAACTGCTTCTTCACCATccattttacagaaattttaagatCCCGTTCGTCGATGTGAATAATATTCTTCGCCTGAGCGAAGGACTTGATCACAAAGGCGGTGAGCCAAATCGAGCTACCATCCTCCGAGCTCTCTGGACCGAATGCGGAGTACGAACCGTCCGGATGTCTGTATATTAATTCGCGCTGGTATCCTGCGTCGCACGATTAGATGTAAAAGATCTTATCCTTAATCGCGAATTAAGATCGGATCGAGATCAAGTACCTTTCTCCATATGTTTGATCGCTTTTGCCCTCAGCTGCGGATTCTCAACTCCAATCGCGTCCAGATAGCCGATCACGTGGATGTTAGGAACGAAGAGAATCATATTTTGTTCGCCGCATCCCATCGGTAAACGAACGAGTTTGTCTAGATTCTCGAAGACCGGGCCAAGAATATCGCCTATTAGAGATACGTATGCAGTCGCGCTTTCAGGCACCAAATCATTAGGTAGATTGAGATTCCAAGTTATGGTGGAATCGTCGCTGAAGTCCTTAGGGCAGATGAACGCGGATTTTGTCGTTTCTACGGGGAAACCTTCCGGCAGCACTAGTATTGGTTTTATAATTACGTCCCTGAAAGTGTTAAGTATTATACAAATTGTTAAGTATACTTGATCCCTATATGActtctatatttaaataattaagaaatatgacaaaattttttCCGAATGAGGACAAAATACTTTCttcattttaatgaaaaaagaatttttatttcttaatatgtGGTCTAAAATTACACTCTGCAGATCAcgcttatctttttttaaataaaatattaaaaattgcagatttttatatatttgtaacgagattcatatataatttacagACTTCTTAAATACtagtaattgcaaataaaaatattcgcgtTGAATTATTTACCGTGTATAGAGGAGCACTTCCGGGCCGCACGGTTCGGCGTAGTCCGAATCGATAGAGGCGGAAACCGTGATATTAACTTCCCCAAGAACTCGAGGTCTGAGAATATATTCGTGCACCACGCTGTCTCGTGGTTTCACGCAGAATGAAGCAACTGCATGTGACAGATGCAAATCGAGCCCCGTTGCATCTTCCAATTTGATCTTGACCTACGAATGTCATcattcaattattgtaaatgcaatttaataatGCATCCAATACCTCTCAATTATTAATCAAAGACAGTATAATGTTTGTATAATTATGTCTTATTTAACTCAatacgttaatatttaatttgcatttcattacatttttatagtataattttataatataatttttttaagaaaatttcatATTGAGGGGTGTGTAAAAGGGTAGAACAAGAGTGAATGTCAAATGCTCGCGACTGCTCGAAGACTTACCGGTAAACTGTGTTGCATGTAATTAAACAAGGAGACTTTCATGCGTAACATTTCTCCGCGTTTTACGCTGTATGGCAAGCTGTAGTCGAGGAAAAACGGTTGGAATCCCGTGATGGTTGTCGGAGGTGCTATTCCGAGACCGTGCGTAGGTGAAATACATGCCGTGTATCCGATCCAATCGGTAATGGTGTGAGGTAGAGTACGTTCTATCGTCACTTTGCCCTCTTTTCTACAAAAAGTGAAGAAAAAGAACATACATAGAGCAATATGAATCAGACAGATGAAAGCTGAGGAAAcgcttttttattaattgtaaaatttattaattagaaaatgtaaaaataatttgccaATGTACTCTTTGTACATTTACAAgcgagaaaattatgtaaaattttaaaattagtttgaaACAATTGTGGACTTGTCTTTGATTAACGATAAATATATTCTATGAATTTAAGTAGATACCCTGTCGGTACTAATTCCCACAGCCATGTTTCGGGGAAGTAAGATCTGATGGCAGGTTGATCGGGCACTTGATCCACATATCCCTGCTCGGGACCCatgatattgtttaataatggATACGCCATGGGTAATGTCTTCGCCATTTTAAACATTCCTATCAAAATAATATGTCAGTACAATATAattgaagagaagaaaaaaatctatcCGTGGCCATCTTTCCTAAAAACGCACCATCCGTTTCCACGTCCGCGGATGCTGCGAAGAAAGGAATTGGACCCATGATTCCTACGTTCATGCTCCTACCTCTGCCCCTGTTGCGAAGTTGAAGGCAAGGCCGCGTTTCGAGTATCAGATCGCTCATCACGACAGCTCCGAAGTCCTGAAATATGGAGAAAGATCCAATGGACATATAATTACCTTTCTTATAATCTtagaatttatttacatttccaGAAAGTTCTCACATCGAACGCTTGTATGGCGTCTACGTAATTCACGAGCCCGCCGTTGTACATCACTGTTCTTCGCCTTTTGCGCGCCCATGCCGGGGATTCTTCAAAAGCGGGAGATGGTAAATGATCGAATTCCGTGTTCGTTTCTTCCTGCGATGTAACTGCAGAGAATTTGTATGCCAAGTCACAAGAATTGTTCTAATTGTTTAATCAAACAATAACTTACACAAATGTAGTATTAGagaatcatataaatatctagAGTTTTAATTTGTAACAATGAAAGCtcttaatcaaaaataaaaaaatatatagatttcaAGTATCACGTTTAAAGAATAAGTTTATCAAATCATTATAGCAGCTTTGATTAATATAGAATTAAAAGATTCTACAAAAAAAACATCAAGAGAGAAACTAAGAATTAATGTAATGTTATGCTTGATTATCTTTATCGTGGAATCTTTTGTACCTTTACAATGAGTCCAGGTCCAAATAGGACGCGACTCTGGCTCGATATGGAATCTCTTCAGCTGCGCAAAAGTCTGATCAGCGTCGATCAGATTGGTTTTGGCTCCTGCTAAGAAACGAGTCGACTTGTCAACGGCCGAGATGCCGCAGAGAGACCAGGGGGCGGCTTCCACGTGGTACTGAGTGGCTGTCCCCGGGGTCTGAGCATCTGTGTGCCAGGCGGTCTTCACTTTATTCTCGAAGCAGTGTCCCACTTTGATGGAATACGTGGTAGCGACGATCTCACCATCCGAACGAACGTAGTACAACAATAGTTCGGAGACAGGTGCCATAGACGGGGTGATTTTGACACTGAGGGGGAATCTTGAGAAACAAGAAATCGATATGTAAAACCTCGAAATCTatgattcaaatttaaatagatCAAACACTTTAGCGCCCCCAAAGTTCTTTGGAAACATGAAATCGCACTACGCTCTACATAGAATATTACCTATGAGCAATGGTGCCCTGATCTGTCTTATTTCCTGGTTCGACGGCCCCTAATAAGTTCCGGAATTCCGAGTAATTCAAGACCGTATCTCTCGTCGGCCGGTGTTTCACGTGACCGTATATCAACAGATCCCCCTTAGAATTGATCGAGTAATGGAAGGAGACGGACTCGTTGGTTTTACTTTTTGCCGGTACCGTGTACATGACGTTGAACGAGTACTTTTCACCGCAAACGATCGGTTGATAACCTCGGGCTACTGCCAAATAGCTGTCGGATGGTGAGTACCAAGGATTCACCTCGATATGCGCTGATGGTTGATCCATGAAAACCTAATTGTAATTCAcaataaatttcaaacttttctttCAGAATAAGTCGCCttcgaattaaataaattatgaaaaaatgatctaataaaaataagacattGTGTACATGCTCGAAAACCTGTAATTAACTCTTTTCTCAAAATAATAGCTACTTACTCGCCAACGCGTATCCGGCGAATAGTACTTCGTAGGGTAGTCGACGCCGGTCGCAACAAAACTCAGCAGAACGATGTTCCTGTGTGGTGGTGGCACGACGAAGTCGACAAAACCATCAGACGAAGATGTAAAGTTGCGGCATTCAACTACCACGCGAAGCCACTCGTCCTTACCGCGCACTCGCACGCAGAGCTGAATCTTCTCGTGCGGTGCCGGGGTGTCATCATGCCGCGAGACACGTAGCTGTAAAAGAGATTTATTTCGCATTGCGTAAAGAGCGTGTTTAAAGTAGAGATGTTGAGATGTGAGAGAAACACGTAAGTCGCCTCAGTGCGcaagaaactaaaaaaaaaaactaaaggtTACTTGCAAACTTTACCTTTCCGTGATACGGCAAGCCCAGTTTAAAGTACTTCGGTGTGTATGGTCGAAACTCGAGTTTCAGGGCCTGATGCACGACCACGGTACGACTAATCGTTGTCTCCACTATGCCAGTACCGGTCTCTGTAAAGTTAGCTATGAGGACGATATTGTTCGGTGCCACTTTCCACTGGGCGAGCCCGAGCACCGCGCCCGATAGCACAAATTCGGTGCAGCCATCCGGCGAATCCAACTGCAACAATCGATCAGTTTTGAATTTGTTGTGAAATTTACGCGAAGTTTATCGCAATTATGTTGATAAAATATTACGGTTAGTTTTTCTAAATCAGATATGATTAGAATCATTTAAGTagcaatttttctatttaaagtaAACATTAATGTGATTAATCCAAGGGGTTGCTGACCTCTGTTTCGTAATGTATTTCCGGAAGATTGGGCTTCCGTCTCCATGTCGGTATTTGAGGCGTTGATTTTAAGAGTAATTTACCCTTGACCGGTTTGCCATAACTGTATCTGTAATAATACGTTAAGATATAGTTTTGCGCAGACATCGCGAACGCGTCGAATCGAATTATAAAACGAGCGCCTACTTTGCGCATATGTTCCACGTAACGTTCTCTGCATCCGCGAGAATGTACCCCGGTGAAGTCACGGTCACTTGGAATCTCGGAAGAACGTATTTCTTCACCTCAAATACGGTCGAGTGGACCAGCTGCGGTTGCGATCTCCTCTTTTCCACTTTAATTTTCCAGGCACCCTGCAACACAAACATTCTTAGTATTTTTGTCAACATGTGTTCTCgtctaattacaattatatattaccGGGGTTGGTTCTGAAGATAGAGCGAATTTTAATTGCGCCATTCCATTTTCGGTACTGACGTTAGCCCACTGTGCCACTCGTACTTCGGATGGATTTTCAATCCATACTTTTGGTATCTGGACAGAAAAGTAAGctcgatattattaaataaaagcgtttttttttcctttctctaaCTGATTCTGTTATTAAAACTGTATATgaataaattctctttttagaaaatatgtataaaaattagttttactaatatatataatattattattaatatattatgtactacatattattttaacgaGATCAGTTACTATTTATTCTATATTAACGAATAATGAGCGACAAACCGTTTTCTTCCATGGCTTCAAGTCGTGCTTGAGCATTAGGATTCTAATATTCACATCTTGTCCGGGTTTATAAACCGGCTTATCTGTCTCGACGAATGTGATTAGAGAATCATGCTCGATATAAACTTCCTTTTCCGTTTCCACGACGTAATCGGGATATTTGTCGAACTTTATCTTCAATCGCAATCGCGCGTTAAAGTATTTTGTGAATGGTACCGCCAGCTCCAGACATGTTTCTATCCCTGTGAATGAGTAAACGTTAACGAAGCCTGCAACGTTTGAATTTACTTATTCCTACTTTTCAACCGCAAACATTCTGAgtaacgaaaaaaagaaaaataaaatatttaatggcaGTCGCAAACAAATTGCTAATAGCATAAGGATAATAGCGTACAATTGCGTAAGTTGATTCGCTTGATCATTGTGCCGATAGTCGCGGTTGAATTATATGTCAGCGTAATtcgaattattcaaataaaaagtgCTCAAGCtcagaaaaagatatttttaacaaaataaaaaaatattttatacaaatttaataggATAACAGCTCgtataaatttcaagaaaataatacaatataataaacaataaataaaaaggcCAAATAAAACGAGCAAACAGGTGTTaggtgttaaaataataatatgtctTTAACCTTTAACAATAAATGAGTGGACGTTTCAACTTCATAGAATCCTCTTTAgcatataaattgataaagattaaagacatattattttaacctttaattatttGCTCGTTTTATTTAGCCTTTTTATATAtcgtttattaacatatttcatttt
The Solenopsis invicta isolate M01_SB chromosome 16, UNIL_Sinv_3.0, whole genome shotgun sequence genome window above contains:
- the LOC105203949 gene encoding alpha-2-macroglobulin-like protein 1 isoform X1, which produces MMYYKLIVSCAFLCLFYLRLVPCEAGATANRGYVFTAPKRFLAGETESGCLSLHNLEPPAHVVLELLSPAGGASVEEEVLTRTSGIVKTGIETCLELAVPFTKYFNARLRLKIKFDKYPDYVVETEKEVYIEHDSLITFVETDKPVYKPGQDVNIRILMLKHDLKPWKKTIPKVWIENPSEVRVAQWANVSTENGMAQLKFALSSEPTPGAWKIKVEKRRSQPQLVHSTVFEVKKYVLPRFQVTVTSPGYILADAENVTWNICAKYSYGKPVKGKLLLKSTPQIPTWRRKPNLPEIHYETELDSPDGCTEFVLSGAVLGLAQWKVAPNNIVLIANFTETGTGIVETTISRTVVVHQALKLEFRPYTPKYFKLGLPYHGKLRVSRHDDTPAPHEKIQLCVRVRGKDEWLRVVVECRNFTSSSDGFVDFVVPPPHRNIVLLSFVATGVDYPTKYYSPDTRWRVFMDQPSAHIEVNPWYSPSDSYLAVARGYQPIVCGEKYSFNVMYTVPAKSKTNESVSFHYSINSKGDLLIYGHVKHRPTRDTVLNYSEFRNLLGAVEPGNKTDQGTIAHRFPLSVKITPSMAPVSELLLYYVRSDGEIVATTYSIKVGHCFENKVKTAWHTDAQTPGTATQYHVEAAPWSLCGISAVDKSTRFLAGAKTNLIDADQTFAQLKRFHIEPESRPIWTWTHCKVTSQEETNTEFDHLPSPAFEESPAWARKRRRTVMYNGGLVNYVDAIQAFDDFGAVVMSDLILETRPCLQLRNRGRGRSMNVGIMGPIPFFAASADVETDGMFKMAKTLPMAYPLLNNIMGPEQGYVDQVPDQPAIRSYFPETWLWELVPTGKEGKVTIERTLPHTITDWIGYTACISPTHGLGIAPPTTITGFQPFFLDYSLPYSVKRGEMLRMKVSLFNYMQHSLPVKIKLEDATGLDLHLSHAVASFCVKPRDSVVHEYILRPRVLGEVNITVSASIDSDYAEPCGPEVLLYTRDVIIKPILVLPEGFPVETTKSAFICPKDFSDDSTITWNLNLPNDLVPESATAYVSLIGDILGPVFENLDKLVRLPMGCGEQNMILFVPNIHVIGYLDAIGVENPQLRAKAIKHMEKGYQRELIYRHPDGSYSAFGPESSEDGSSIWLTAFVIKSFAQAKNIIHIDERDLKISVKWMVKKQLENGCFPVIGRVFHKDMKGGLQDDDNSSSALTAYILISLLESGVPLTASLINNALHCLEKGMEDDRGTTYTAALSTYALTLLEHPKANNSMKSLMKRATRNNDLLWWEDKHKPSLGLSIEMTAYAVLSLVKLGGEMNMVEALKAIRWMSKQRNAEGGFTSTQDTVLGLEALTRYATAMSSNTTDLSVLVTAGEVDQVYRMHNDNRMVLTQIRLPVVPTIVQIFAEGEGCVLVQSNIKYNVAHATGSEAFDLSVNAAPATWLDECSMQKITICTRYKMADGESNMALLEVSMISGYVPDRTSLHSLLENPDTKVKRIEDDRGIVAIYFDKLINQKTCISFTVTRENIVDRLEPANVKLYDYYQQELTISSNYSFAATCSSATPSEEVEVPNPVPIEVQEIGKDNTATKGTVEKEETVEKAAEIPNDRNGTVEQIGNATLNSPQTDLIEQLRDKVTNGKSVTGVQSRSEDVPPVENSNLKINSDDIDTVANVGAANNNDVVMSVPQREAGSGQTPDEPDINLNPVFDRLGPRIDLEDMEAPFSTLIKQSQDPFATDFDGNPLFVVVDHELATPEGVEGPVSVSVKPDITHFDGDLSNVTNETDQKIEVDLSNVQTLPPLGSNESCPVCADELPPNINDLYCSASSVVKAAIRRLRKARFLLDMQSSHKVMRLYSMIAFVLRPNCSCPPLDNPGSLALLMHFEDGEFAKRSHNRYVLDEQVSIYGLPSIGGVPHEITDARATCANRDNSAFLNLPTAD